The stretch of DNA CTGCGGCTACATCCGCATCACGCCCGGCCCCTGCAGCAGGTACGCCTGCCTTGGTGACGATCCGCTTTGATCGCCCGAATGTGCAGTATCAGCAGGCGCTTTACACAGCGCTGAGCCGTGCGCTGGAAGTACGTCCCGCCGCGCAGTTTGACGTGGTAGCCGTCAGCCCATCAGCTGGCAGCCCGGATCGTGTGCAGCTTGGTCAGAGCCAGTCTCGCCGCAACGCTGAATCAGTGGTGCGCACCATGAACGAGATGGGCCTGCCCGCAGATCGCATCCGCCTCTCAGCCACGACACGTGGCGATGTGGCCGCCAATGAAGTGCGCGTCTACGTTCGTTAGCATGTGAGGCCGTTTGCGGATGGCTGACCAAGGCAACACTCCCTCCGGATCGTCGAAAGACGAGATGGCACCGCACGTTCTGGCAGCGGCGGATAGAGCCGGTCGACCGCAGCACCACCATCGATTGCTGGGCCTGGTCAGTGGAGCGGCGAGCTTCGGGATCCTGATGTTGATCGGCGCGCCCGCGGGCATGCCGGACGCCGCGTGGGCAACATTGGCCGTTGCCTCGCTGATGGCAATCTGGTGGGCCACCGAAGCGCTTCCACTTGCTGCGACAGCTCTTGTGCCCTTGGTGGCCTTTCCCCTTTTGGGCATCCAGCCCATTCGCCCGACAGCAGCCTCTTACGGGCACCCTCTCATCTTCCTGTTCATGGGCGGCTTTCTGGTGGCCCAGGGCATGCAGCGCTGGAACTTGCACCGGCGCATTGCGCTTTCCATCGCCGTGCGTGCAGGAGCGTCACCAACGCGGCTGATAGCGGGCTTCATGGTGGCCACGGCTTTTTTGAGCATGTGGGTATCCAACACGGCGACCACCATCATGATGTTGCCCATCGCAGCGTCCGTCGTATCCGTGGTGATCCTCAACAGCCCCAATGCCAGTCACGAGGATGCACAGCGTTTTGGCCTCGCAACCATGCTGGCCATTGCCTACAGCGCCAGCATCGGTGGCATCGCCACCCTCGTCGGCACACCGCCCAACGCCCTGTTCGCCGCCTTCTTTGCACAGGAGTTTGGCTTTGAAGTTTCGTTTGCAGGATGGATGATTCTGGCCATGCCGCTGGTCATCATTATGTTGCCGACCGTGTGGCTGGTCCTGACACGAATTGTCTATCGGTTTGATCTTGGCGCAAGCGACGCGGACGTCGCCCATGGTCAGGAAGAAGTGCGGTCCCAGCTTCATGCACTGGGGCACATGTCCGCGCCGGAGAGCCGTGTCGCAATTGTGTTTGCCTCCATGGCCATTCTCTGGCTGTTCCGACCTTTGCTTGATGACATCCCGCTGCTCAGCGGCCTCTCTGACCCGGGCATTGCCATAGCCGGGGCTCTGGCCCTGTTTTTGATTCCCGCGGGCAACAAAGTGTCACCAGGTGACGCCTTAGAGCCCGAAAACGCCCGGCTCCTTGACTGGGCACACGCAAAAAACATCTCGTGGGACGTGCTCATACTCTTCGGTGGTGGGCTTGCTCTCGCAGGTGCCTTCTCCAGCACGGGTCTTGCTGCCGCATTGGGAGACGGCATGGGCGTTCTTGCATGGCTGCCGCTGCTGGTATTCGTCCTCGCCATTGCCACCATGGTGATTTTCCTGACGGAACTCACCAGCAACACAGCAACTGTTGCAGCGCTGCTGCCGGTGGTCGCTGCGATAGCTGAAGCAACCGGCCATTCGCCGGTTGTGCTTTCGGTCGCGGCCGTCATGGCAGCTTCATGCGCCTTCATGTTGCCCGTGGCGACGCCGCCCAACGCCATCGTGTTTGCGTCCGGCTACGTGACTGTGCCGCAGATGATGCGTGCGGGTTTTGCCTTGAACATCATTGGAATTGTGCTGATCGCCGGACTGGCGACATTTGTCGCCCCGCTCATCTTTGGCGTTTCGCCTAGCTAAGCAGGAACGCCTCGCGGTAGCTCACGCTGTCAGCCAGTGTCTCCGCCTCATACACACCACGCGCTACTGCGCGGGCCAGCGTGTCAGCAGCCAGGGCTCCCAGCATGGCCACCATGGCAGGACGGGCAGCATCATCGGGCAGCGCGCGTGTGCCGGTCGCCATGGCAAACACGACGTCCCCGTCAAACGGCGTGTGAACCGGCCGCACGGAACGCGCATAGCCATCCTGCGCCATCATGGCGACGCGACGTGTCTCTGACGGGGTGAGCGCAGCGTCGGTCGCAACAACACCGATGGTGGTGTTCATACCCGGCGACGCGCCAATCTTACTGTCTGCATAAGGATCATCGGGAAGGGAGTCAGGGGCTGGGTGTTGTCCTTGGTCGCCAAGTTCAGACGCTTTTTCAAAGGGTGCAGCCCAGAAGCGGGCGCTACCTGGCATCACCGTTGATCCAAATGGATTGCTCGCAGCAATGGCACCAACCGTAAACCCGGCAGGTGCCAATACAGATGCACTGCCGATGCCGCCCTTCAGTGCACCGGCACGGGCCCCAAGCCCGGCACCCTTGTTGCCCAGCCCAAAGGTGTCACCGGCAGCAGCGACAGCGTCCATGCCCAGCGCACGATAGGGGGGCATCTCGCCCCAGTCCTTGTCGCCGCCATTTGTCAGGTCAAACAGGATGGCTTGCGGCACAATGGGTGCAACCAGATGCGTAGTCTGAAACGTAAAGCCACGCCCCCGCGCCCCAAGCCACGCTGCCACCCCTGACGCCGCTTCGAGTCCGTAAACCGATCCGCCGGACAGGACGATGGCGTCGACCGCATCCACCAGACAATCAGCGGACAACAAGTCCGTCTCACGTGTGCCCGGTCCGCCGCCGCGCACGTCAACAGCTGCGATTGTATGATCAGCAGGAAGCACCACGGTGACACCTGTGCGGGCTGCCAGATCTTCTGACTGGCCGACACTGATTCCTTCCACATCTGTAATCAGATTGCGGGGGCCGGGTGAGAAAGGCGTTGCACTCATGGTGTGTCCTCGCGGGGAACAGAAGGTGGCGGAGTATGCGCGAAGGCGTGCACGTGGTGCAAAGGGTGCGAGGCGCCAGTCTGACATGCGTAAATGGCGTAAATCGCGAGACCTGTTCTTGCACGAGAAGTGTCAAGTCTGGTTTTTGCCGTCCATGCCTCGCTATGCTGTGCGCCCACCACGACAAAAGGCCGTTCAATGGCGCGCGCGAAACTGTTCTTCACCCTCATGGCATCCCTGGTCGGCTTCGCGGCCGTAGGCTATTTGATGAGCGCGGTTCTGACACCGCAACCAAAACACATGGTCAGCGCTGCGCACCCTCTGGCAAGTGCCGCCGGACTTGAAATGCTGGAGCGGGGCGGGTCCGCTGTCGATGCGGCGGTTGCGGTGCAACTGGTGCTCACTTTGGTGGAGCCACAATCAAGCGGCATCGGCGGTGGCGCATTCCTGGTCTATTGGAATGAGGACACGCGCAAGGTCGAGACGTGGGACGGACGCGAAACCGCACCGGCTTCGGTGACGCCACAGCATTTCCTCAAAGAGGACGGCACACCCATGAGCTTCTTCGAAGCGGTGGTGGGTGGTCATGCGGTTGGCGTCCCTGGCGTTGTCGCCATGCTGGCGGATGCCCATGAGGAGCAGGGCCGGTTGCCGTGGGCTGATCTGTTCGCACCTGCCATTCGTCTGGCCGAAGATGGGTTTGAGGTCACGCCACGGCTCAATAAGCTCATCAACTGGTCGCCCGCTCTGCCGCGCATGCCGGTGGTCAATGAGTACTTCTTCAAGCCGGGTGAAAAAGACGAAGATGGAAATCCAGTGCCGCTGGATGTGGGCATGGTTCTGGCAAATCCGGCCTATGCGAAAACTCTCCGTATACTGGCAGAGCAGGGCCCTCGTGCTTTCTATGAAGGCGAGATAGCCAAGGAGATTTTGGCTGCGGTCAATAACGCGCCGGTAAATCCCGGCGGTATGACAGCGGCGGATCTTGCGTCCTACAAACCGATAAAGCGCGAGCCGGTGTGTGCGCCATACCGCATCTACACGGTGTGTGGAGCACCGCCTCCGACATCTGGCGGCACGACGGTGCTGCAGATTTTGGGATTGCTGGAAAGCTTCTACATGCAAAACGCAGAGCCCCAGTCCGCTGATGCAATCCATTTGATCTCCGAGGCAAGCCGTCTCGCTTACGCGGATAGAAACCTGTATCTCGCCGACCCTGATTTTGTGGACGTCCCACTGGAAGGCCTGTTGGACCGGTCTTATCTGCGTCTGCGCAGTCGCCAGATACACCCTGACCAGACATCGTCCAAGGACCCTCTCCCGGCTGGCCGTCCGGCCGGGTCGTCAGCGTCCTATGTGGCGGCTGACCCCAAGCCAGCGCATTCAACATCCCATTTTGTCGTGCGCGATGACTGGGGACATGTCGTCTCCATGACCACGTCGATCGAGGCGCCGTTCGGCAGTCACATGATGGCTGGCGGGTTCCTGCTCAATAACCAGCTTACGGATTTCTCATTCCGTCCGGCGCGTGATGGCAAGCCCATTGCCAATCGGCCTGAGGCCGGCAAGCGCCCGCGCTCATCCATGTCACCCATGATTGTGCTTGATGAGAACGGAGATTTTTACGCCGCCATTGGTTCGCCCGGCGGCAGCCGCATCATTGCCTTTGTGGCGCAAAGCCTGATTGGCATTCTCGACTGGGACATGAGCGTGCAGGACGCAATCGACATGCCGCGCCACGTCCATCGCAACACGACGCTCGAACTGGAGGAAAACACCTTTATCAGCACGCTGGCAGATGGCCTGCGGGCACGGGGCCATACAGTCGAGGTGAAAGAGATCACCAGCGGACTGCATGGCCTGCGTATGGTTGGGGACGACCTTGAAGGCGGGGCAGACCCTCGTCGTGAAGGTGTCGTGCTGGACTAGCTGCGCCGCGCCAGTGACGTGAGGCCGATCAGGGCCACATCCGGTGCTGTGATCAGGTAAAGTGGAATCTCTGCGAGATAGCTCTTGAAGCGCCCTTTCGCCTCAAATCGGTGGCGCAGCAGCCGATGGTTCAGCAAGTCGCCCCAGCGCGGAAGAATGCCACCCGCCAGATAGACACCGCCTTGCGCACCCAGTGTGAGCGCAAGGTCGCCAGCGGCCGAGCCAAGCAGGCCCGTGAAAACCTCGACGGTTTCCTGTGCAAGAGGTGACGAGCCATCCTGCGCCATGCGGGCGATGTCAGCCGCCGTGGGCTTTCCCGTCTCTGACGACCCATCCAGGGCGCCAAGGGCTGCATACAGCGTCTCCATGCCGGGGCCGCACAGCACACGTTCCGCTGATACATGGCCATAGGTCTGCATCAACTGAAACAGAAGTGAGATTTCCCGTTCATTGCCCGGCGCAAGCGAGACGTGTCCCCCCTCACCGGAGAGAGCCGTAAACTCGCCGTCTGAGTGCGGCACCAACCCTGAAACACCAAGCCCTGTTCCCGGGCCAAGCACACCTATTGGTGCGCCGGCCTGTCCCTTGTTGCCTCCAATCTGAACCACATCTTCGTCTTCAAGATGCGGAAGCGAGACAGCCACAGCGGTGAAGTCATTGACCAGAATGGGAGCGTCGACATCGGTTGCAGCAGCAATGGCATCTGCGCTGACAACCCATGGGCAGTTGGTCATTTCAACATAGGCTTCACGGCCCGAGGCCTGAACGGGTCCGGCGGCGCAGATCGCGACGCCGCCAATGTCCGGGTTGCCTGTCTCATCAAGAAACGTCTTGAGGGCGTCTTCCAGTGTCGGATACAGCGCTGTCATCAGCACTGTTGGCATATCAGGCTTTGTTTCGCCCGGCTGCGCCAGCGAGAAGCGCGCGTTTGTTCCGCCAATATCCGCAACAAGGACGGGATTGGTGGTGCGCGCAGGCATTCAGGCTGCTGACCCGTTGGAGGTCCCCGACCGATCAGCATGAATGCTGCCGCCCGTAACGCCGGAATCCTCAACGCTGGTCAACGCATCCATAAAGGTCGTACGCCAATGACTGATGTCTTCTTCCGACACATTCTTCAGCAGTGCCTGATGACGCTGCTTGCGCTCCTCCAGGGGCATATCAAGGGCGCGGGCCAATGCATCAGACATGCCCTGCACATCATAAGGATTGATGATGACGGCATCGCGCATCTGCTTCGCAGCACCTGCAAAACGCGACAGCACGAGCACGCCGGGGTCTTCCGGGTCCTGCGCCGCCACATATTCCTTGGCCACAAGATTCATCCCATCGCGCAGAGGTGTAATCAGTCCCACATGGCTGGCACGATAGAGACCCGCCAGGGCCTGCCGGGCAAACGACCTGTTGAGATAGCGGATCGGTGTCCAGTTGAACTCGGCAAACCGCCCGTTGATGTGACCGGCCATGCCTTCAAGTTCCAGCCGCAAATCCTGATACTCAGTCACATCTGACCGGGACGGCGGAGCTACCTGCAGCAGGCTCGTCTGACCCCGCTTGTCTGGATGGTCTTCAAGCATGCGCTCAAAGGCATTGAAGCGCTCCGGCAGGCCCTTTGTGTAATCCAGGCGGTCGACACCAATGATCTGCTTTCGGCCCCGCAGCATGTCGCGCATGGACGTGAACTGTTTCTGGCCTTCTTCGGACTCCGCAAATTCCACGAAATTGTCAGCATCGATCCCGATGGGGAAATGGCGGGCCGTCACAGTGCGCCCGAAGCAACGCGCCTTGTCGCCCAGAATGCTGCCGCCGGCCTCCATGCGCACATAGTCAAAGAACCGGTCGCGGTCATGTTCGGTCTGGAAGCCCAGAATGTCGAATGCGAACAGGGCTTGTACCAGTTGTTCATGGTGCGGCAGCGTCGTTAGCAGTTCGCGTGGTGGGAAGGGAATGTGCAGGAAGTGGCCGATAGGCCGCGTGCAGCCAAGCTTGCGGAGTTCTTCTGCGAATAGCAGGAAGTGATAGTCATGCACCCAGATCAGATCGTCCGGCTGGATAAGCGGTAGGAGCGACTTGGCAAAGCTCGCATTGACCCGTTCATAGCCTGCAAAGTTCTGTCGGTCGTATTGAACAAGCCCGGTGCGAAAATGAAACAGCGGCCATAGGGAGCGATTGGCAAACCCGTTGTAATAGTCTTCGTGATCCGCCTCGGAGAGATCAACTGTCGCCAGAGTCAGCGGCCCGGCGGATTCCAGCTTGAGCCGACTGTCAGGCTCCTCGGTGGTTTCACCGGTCCAGCCAAACCAGATGCCGCCGGATGTCTTGAGCGCTTCCACCAGCGCGATGGCCAGACCGCCAGCACGCTTTGCGTCGCCAATAGGCCCGACACGGTTAGACACAACAACGAGCCGGCTCATACTTCGTCCTCCCAGGGACGCGACAGGCGCATTGCCGCATTGATGATGCCCACAAGTGAATATGTCTGCGGGTAGTTACCCCACAACTCGCCGGTTTTGACGTCTGTGTCCTCGGACAACAATCCCAGAGGGTTACGGGCACTCAGCATCTCTTCAAAGATGTCACGCGCTTCGTCTTCCCGGCCAACACGGGCCAGAGCATCAATGTACCAGAACGTGCAGATATTGAAGGCCGTCTCCGGTTCTCCGAAGTCGTCAGCTTCTGCATAGCGGTACATATGCTTGCCACGCTTCAGCGTGCGCTCGACGGCATCAAGCGTCTTTTGAAAGCGTTCGTCATCTGGCTTGAGGAACCCGACTTCCGCCATCAGTAGCAGGCCGGCTTCTACACCTTTGCCGCCGAAGCTCTCGGCGAAAGATTCCATGTCTTCATTCCACGCTTCAGACGTGATGGTGGAATGAATGATATCCGCCCGCTCCTGCCAGTACATCGCCCGGTCCGTGAAATCCATATGCCGCGCAATTTTCGCAAGCCGGTCACAGGCTGCCCAGCACATGAGGCTTGAGGATGTGTGCACGCGTGCGCGGGTGCGCAGCTCCCACATGCCCGCATCAGGCTGGTTGTACGTCTTGAACGCCAGCTCGCCCATATGTTCCAGGCGGCTGAAGTTTTCTTCTGTGCCTGGTTTGAACAGGCGCTGATCCAGGAACGATTGCGATGCTGCAAGCACCACATTGCCATACACGTCATGCTGAAAATGCTCGTAGGCCTGATTGCCGACCCGCACAGGTCCCATGCCACGATAGCCGGACAGGCTGGTGATCTCATTCTCCACCAATGCGCCTTCTCGGCTGATGCCCCAGACAGGCTGCAAGTGATCGTTGGCTTCACCCACGATGTTATGCAGGTAGCGCAAATAGTGTTCCATGGTCTCAACTTCCGACAGGGAGTTGAGAGCACGCACCACAAAGAAAGCGTCCCGAAGCCAGCAGTAGCGGTAGTCCCAGTTGCGCTGGGTATGGGCGGCTTCTGGAACGGACGTGGTCATGGCGGCAATGATGGCGCCGGTTTCTTCATAGGTGCACAGCTTGAGCGTAATGGCGGCGCGTATGACCGCATCCTGCCACTCAAGCGGCAGTGCCAGCCGACGCACCCAGGTCCGCCAGTAGTCCGCTGTGCGTTCCTCGAAGGTGTTTGCGGTTTCGCGCAGATTGCCCGCCAGTGGTTCGTCAGGCCCCAGCATCATGTCCACAGGCTCTTCCAGCAGGAAGGGCACCTCATCCAACACATAAGTTAGCGGTGCGTTGGTATTGAGCCGCAGGGTCTGACCGGTATGAAAAAACCGCACGTGGTTTGTGCCTCGGCTGACGTCCGGCACCCGCGCACCCCAGTTGAACCTGGGGCGCAATCGTATCGTGATCCGTGGTGTTCCGGTCAGCGGGGCAACTCGGCGCATGATTGTGACGGGCCGGAACATGCGCCCGTGGTTGAGGTAGCGCGGCGCAAAGTCCGTCAGCTCAACTGCGTTGCCCTGTTTGTCATAAAGACGTGTTTTGAGAATGGCCGTATTGGGTTCGTAGTTCTGTTCACTTCGATCGAAGTCTGCGAGATCAATCTCCCAGAACCCAAAGTTGCCGCCATCGACCGCGTTGTCGCCGCCATTCAGAAGGTCACAGAAAACCGGGTCCCCATCGAAACGCGGCAGGCAGGACC from Pyruvatibacter sp. HU-CL02332 encodes:
- the otsA gene encoding alpha,alpha-trehalose-phosphate synthase (UDP-forming), with the translated sequence MSRLVVVSNRVGPIGDAKRAGGLAIALVEALKTSGGIWFGWTGETTEEPDSRLKLESAGPLTLATVDLSEADHEDYYNGFANRSLWPLFHFRTGLVQYDRQNFAGYERVNASFAKSLLPLIQPDDLIWVHDYHFLLFAEELRKLGCTRPIGHFLHIPFPPRELLTTLPHHEQLVQALFAFDILGFQTEHDRDRFFDYVRMEAGGSILGDKARCFGRTVTARHFPIGIDADNFVEFAESEEGQKQFTSMRDMLRGRKQIIGVDRLDYTKGLPERFNAFERMLEDHPDKRGQTSLLQVAPPSRSDVTEYQDLRLELEGMAGHINGRFAEFNWTPIRYLNRSFARQALAGLYRASHVGLITPLRDGMNLVAKEYVAAQDPEDPGVLVLSRFAGAAKQMRDAVIINPYDVQGMSDALARALDMPLEERKQRHQALLKNVSEEDISHWRTTFMDALTSVEDSGVTGGSIHADRSGTSNGSAA
- the ggt gene encoding gamma-glutamyltransferase — its product is MARAKLFFTLMASLVGFAAVGYLMSAVLTPQPKHMVSAAHPLASAAGLEMLERGGSAVDAAVAVQLVLTLVEPQSSGIGGGAFLVYWNEDTRKVETWDGRETAPASVTPQHFLKEDGTPMSFFEAVVGGHAVGVPGVVAMLADAHEEQGRLPWADLFAPAIRLAEDGFEVTPRLNKLINWSPALPRMPVVNEYFFKPGEKDEDGNPVPLDVGMVLANPAYAKTLRILAEQGPRAFYEGEIAKEILAAVNNAPVNPGGMTAADLASYKPIKREPVCAPYRIYTVCGAPPPTSGGTTVLQILGLLESFYMQNAEPQSADAIHLISEASRLAYADRNLYLADPDFVDVPLEGLLDRSYLRLRSRQIHPDQTSSKDPLPAGRPAGSSASYVAADPKPAHSTSHFVVRDDWGHVVSMTTSIEAPFGSHMMAGGFLLNNQLTDFSFRPARDGKPIANRPEAGKRPRSSMSPMIVLDENGDFYAAIGSPGGSRIIAFVAQSLIGILDWDMSVQDAIDMPRHVHRNTTLELEENTFISTLADGLRARGHTVEVKEITSGLHGLRMVGDDLEGGADPRREGVVLD
- a CDS encoding glycoside hydrolase family 15 protein, producing MSTLDLGVIGNSSYGALINPQGRIVWSCLPRFDGDPVFCDLLNGGDNAVDGGNFGFWEIDLADFDRSEQNYEPNTAILKTRLYDKQGNAVELTDFAPRYLNHGRMFRPVTIMRRVAPLTGTPRITIRLRPRFNWGARVPDVSRGTNHVRFFHTGQTLRLNTNAPLTYVLDEVPFLLEEPVDMMLGPDEPLAGNLRETANTFEERTADYWRTWVRRLALPLEWQDAVIRAAITLKLCTYEETGAIIAAMTTSVPEAAHTQRNWDYRYCWLRDAFFVVRALNSLSEVETMEHYLRYLHNIVGEANDHLQPVWGISREGALVENEITSLSGYRGMGPVRVGNQAYEHFQHDVYGNVVLAASQSFLDQRLFKPGTEENFSRLEHMGELAFKTYNQPDAGMWELRTRARVHTSSSLMCWAACDRLAKIARHMDFTDRAMYWQERADIIHSTITSEAWNEDMESFAESFGGKGVEAGLLLMAEVGFLKPDDERFQKTLDAVERTLKRGKHMYRYAEADDFGEPETAFNICTFWYIDALARVGREDEARDIFEEMLSARNPLGLLSEDTDVKTGELWGNYPQTYSLVGIINAAMRLSRPWEDEV
- the glk gene encoding glucokinase, with amino-acid sequence MPARTTNPVLVADIGGTNARFSLAQPGETKPDMPTVLMTALYPTLEDALKTFLDETGNPDIGGVAICAAGPVQASGREAYVEMTNCPWVVSADAIAAATDVDAPILVNDFTAVAVSLPHLEDEDVVQIGGNKGQAGAPIGVLGPGTGLGVSGLVPHSDGEFTALSGEGGHVSLAPGNEREISLLFQLMQTYGHVSAERVLCGPGMETLYAALGALDGSSETGKPTAADIARMAQDGSSPLAQETVEVFTGLLGSAAGDLALTLGAQGGVYLAGGILPRWGDLLNHRLLRHRFEAKGRFKSYLAEIPLYLITAPDVALIGLTSLARRS
- a CDS encoding P1 family peptidase, translated to MSATPFSPGPRNLITDVEGISVGQSEDLAARTGVTVVLPADHTIAAVDVRGGGPGTRETDLLSADCLVDAVDAIVLSGGSVYGLEAASGVAAWLGARGRGFTFQTTHLVAPIVPQAILFDLTNGGDKDWGEMPPYRALGMDAVAAAGDTFGLGNKGAGLGARAGALKGGIGSASVLAPAGFTVGAIAASNPFGSTVMPGSARFWAAPFEKASELGDQGQHPAPDSLPDDPYADSKIGASPGMNTTIGVVATDAALTPSETRRVAMMAQDGYARSVRPVHTPFDGDVVFAMATGTRALPDDAARPAMVAMLGALAADTLARAVARGVYEAETLADSVSYREAFLLS
- a CDS encoding SLC13 family permease, with product MADQGNTPSGSSKDEMAPHVLAAADRAGRPQHHHRLLGLVSGAASFGILMLIGAPAGMPDAAWATLAVASLMAIWWATEALPLAATALVPLVAFPLLGIQPIRPTAASYGHPLIFLFMGGFLVAQGMQRWNLHRRIALSIAVRAGASPTRLIAGFMVATAFLSMWVSNTATTIMMLPIAASVVSVVILNSPNASHEDAQRFGLATMLAIAYSASIGGIATLVGTPPNALFAAFFAQEFGFEVSFAGWMILAMPLVIIMLPTVWLVLTRIVYRFDLGASDADVAHGQEEVRSQLHALGHMSAPESRVAIVFASMAILWLFRPLLDDIPLLSGLSDPGIAIAGALALFLIPAGNKVSPGDALEPENARLLDWAHAKNISWDVLILFGGGLALAGAFSSTGLAAALGDGMGVLAWLPLLVFVLAIATMVIFLTELTSNTATVAALLPVVAAIAEATGHSPVVLSVAAVMAASCAFMLPVATPPNAIVFASGYVTVPQMMRAGFALNIIGIVLIAGLATFVAPLIFGVSPS